A single window of Dermacentor albipictus isolate Rhodes 1998 colony chromosome 1, USDA_Dalb.pri_finalv2, whole genome shotgun sequence DNA harbors:
- the LOC139054421 gene encoding uncharacterized protein isoform X3: MRSRRVTKGRPACAAANATRPKQRLSNARQAAALECFATSSTDFGENSDVQQMSAQQEPQDEHDDPGRWSSSSLRRLSRVVVCKGTRGQNESTLAYVEAWSEHEMQMRALAHELDRERLALQIGQHGGQCEAEGAGA, translated from the exons ATGCGGAGCCGCCGTGTCACTAAGGGCAGGCCTGCCTGCGCTGCTGCGAACGCCACACGGCCAAAGCAGCGCCTGTCCAACGCCCGCCAGGCAGCCGCCTTGGAGTGCTTCGCCACCTCATCTACTGATTTTG GGGAGAACAGTGATGTGCAGCAGATGTCAGCACAACAGGAGCCACAAGATGAGCACGACGACCCAGGCAGGTGGTCCTCAAGTAGCCTGCGTCGCCTGAGCCGTGTTGTCGTATGTAAAG GCACACGAGGGCAGAATGAAAGTACCTTGGCGTATGTGGAGGCCTGGTCAGAACACGAAATGCAGATGCGCGCGCTCGCTCATGAACTCGACCGGGAGAGACTGGCCCTCCAGATAGGCCAGCACGGCGGACAATGTGAGGCTGAGGGAGCAGGAGCTTGA
- the LOC139054421 gene encoding uncharacterized protein isoform X1: MRSRRVTKGRPACAAANATRPKQRLSNARQAAALECFATSSTDFGENSDVQQMSAQQEPQDEHDDPGRWSSSSLRRLSRVVGSRLVPVTPQAKTPHIGDQWAQVVMTPVYQCKAHEGRMKVPWRMWRPGQNTKCRCARSLMNSTGRDWPSR; this comes from the exons ATGCGGAGCCGCCGTGTCACTAAGGGCAGGCCTGCCTGCGCTGCTGCGAACGCCACACGGCCAAAGCAGCGCCTGTCCAACGCCCGCCAGGCAGCCGCCTTGGAGTGCTTCGCCACCTCATCTACTGATTTTG GGGAGAACAGTGATGTGCAGCAGATGTCAGCACAACAGGAGCCACAAGATGAGCACGACGACCCAGGCAGGTGGTCCTCAAGTAGCCTGCGTCGCCTGAGCCGTGTTGTC GGCAGCCGGCTAGTCCCAGTGACGCCACAAGCCAAAACCCCACACATAGGTGACCAGTGGGCGCAGGTAGTTATGACGCCCGTGTACCAATGCAAG GCACACGAGGGCAGAATGAAAGTACCTTGGCGTATGTGGAGGCCTGGTCAGAACACGAAATGCAGATGCGCGCGCTCGCTCATGAACTCGACCGGGAGAGACTGGCCCTCCAGATAG
- the LOC139054421 gene encoding uncharacterized protein isoform X2, which translates to MRSRRVTKGRPACAAANATRPKQRLSNARQAAALECFATSSTDFGENSDVQQMSAQQEPQDEHDDPGRWSSSSLRRLSRVVGSRLVPVTPQAKTPHIGDQWAQVVMTPVYQCKSFLRMQWSPGVGPCMATAAATDHCHLLPLYQ; encoded by the exons ATGCGGAGCCGCCGTGTCACTAAGGGCAGGCCTGCCTGCGCTGCTGCGAACGCCACACGGCCAAAGCAGCGCCTGTCCAACGCCCGCCAGGCAGCCGCCTTGGAGTGCTTCGCCACCTCATCTACTGATTTTG GGGAGAACAGTGATGTGCAGCAGATGTCAGCACAACAGGAGCCACAAGATGAGCACGACGACCCAGGCAGGTGGTCCTCAAGTAGCCTGCGTCGCCTGAGCCGTGTTGTC GGCAGCCGGCTAGTCCCAGTGACGCCACAAGCCAAAACCCCACACATAGGTGACCAGTGGGCGCAGGTAGTTATGACGCCCGTGTACCAATGCAAG AGCTTCCTGCGAATGCAATGGTCACCTGGCGTGGGGCCGTGcatggcaacagcagcagcaacagaccATTGCCACCTGCTGCCCCTGTACCAGTGA